The Tistrella mobilis genome window below encodes:
- a CDS encoding prephenate/arogenate dehydrogenase family protein, with protein MVKNPPVIGRLAILGIGLIGSSVSRAARQYGAAGEVVAYDPDAGRLATALELSAIDRAATSIADAVADADMVLICAPVGAMGGIAAAAAPAMRPGAILSDVGSTKTSVVADVAPHVPAGIHFVPAHPVAGTEKSGPEHGFATLFDGRWCILTPPSIEGADAGAVDLCTRFWRAMGSNVDVMTPEHHDTVLAITSHLPHLISYTIVGTVMDLEEHHHWEVFKYAAGGFRDFSRLAGSDPVMWRDVFLNNRDAVLEMLGRFTEDLQALQRAIRWGEADKLEALFTRTRDARRAIIEARQA; from the coding sequence ATGGTCAAGAACCCCCCGGTCATCGGCCGCCTTGCCATTCTCGGCATCGGCCTCATCGGCAGCTCCGTCTCCCGGGCGGCCCGCCAGTATGGCGCCGCGGGCGAGGTGGTGGCCTATGATCCGGATGCCGGACGGCTGGCGACGGCATTGGAGCTTTCGGCCATCGATCGTGCCGCGACCAGCATCGCGGATGCCGTGGCCGATGCCGACATGGTGCTGATCTGCGCACCGGTGGGTGCCATGGGCGGCATCGCGGCAGCCGCGGCCCCGGCCATGCGGCCCGGCGCCATCCTCTCGGATGTGGGGTCGACCAAGACCTCGGTGGTTGCCGACGTCGCCCCGCATGTCCCGGCCGGCATCCATTTCGTCCCCGCCCATCCGGTTGCCGGCACCGAAAAGTCAGGCCCGGAGCACGGCTTCGCCACGCTGTTCGACGGCCGCTGGTGCATCCTGACCCCGCCCTCGATCGAAGGGGCCGATGCCGGTGCGGTCGATCTCTGCACCCGGTTCTGGCGGGCGATGGGCAGCAATGTCGACGTGATGACGCCCGAGCACCACGACACGGTTCTGGCGATCACCTCGCATCTGCCGCATCTGATCTCGTACACCATCGTCGGCACGGTCATGGACCTGGAAGAGCACCACCACTGGGAGGTGTTCAAATATGCCGCCGGTGGCTTCCGCGATTTCTCGCGCCTGGCGGGGTCCGACCCGGTGATGTGGCGTGACGTCTTCCTGAACAACCGCGATGCGGTGCTGGAAATGCTCGGCCGCTTCACCGAGGATCTTCAGGCCCTGCAGCGGGCGATCCGCTGGGGCGAGGCGGACAAGCTCGAAGCCCTGTTCACCCGCACCCGCGACGCCCGGCGGGCGATCATCGAGGCGCGCCAGGCCTGA
- the hisC gene encoding histidinol-phosphate transaminase: MTALTPRPGIMDIKPYVGGKNSADGAVRSIKLASNENDLGPSPKAVEAYLSCASMLHRYPEGGADDLREAIAEVHGLDPARIVTGCGSDEVLTLLTRAYAGPEDHVLYSQYGFLMYPLNARGVGAQPVAAPEQALVADVDQLLAKVTPNTRIVFLANPNNPTGSLLPFPEVRRLHAGLPASTLLVLDAAYAEYVTDPDYSPGTELVDAADNVVMARTFSKIYGLAALRVGWAYCSPVVADVLNRIRNPFNVPLPAQIAAAAAVRDQEHVARVRDYTVAKRTWLAGELTALGLTVHPSHGNFLLVDFPADGPNTAARVYEALMADGIILRAMASYGLPNALRITIGAADSLDIMLASLKNILGRNTD; this comes from the coding sequence ATGACCGCCCTTACGCCCCGTCCGGGCATCATGGACATCAAGCCCTATGTCGGTGGCAAGAATTCGGCCGACGGCGCCGTCCGGTCGATCAAGCTCGCCTCGAACGAGAACGATCTGGGCCCCAGCCCCAAGGCGGTGGAGGCCTATCTCTCCTGTGCATCGATGCTGCACCGCTATCCCGAAGGCGGTGCCGACGACCTGCGCGAGGCGATTGCCGAGGTGCACGGGCTCGATCCCGCCCGCATCGTCACCGGCTGCGGCTCGGATGAAGTGCTGACCCTGCTGACCCGCGCCTATGCGGGGCCCGAGGACCACGTCCTCTACAGCCAGTACGGCTTCCTGATGTACCCGCTGAACGCCAGGGGCGTGGGCGCGCAGCCGGTGGCGGCCCCCGAACAGGCGCTGGTCGCCGATGTCGACCAGCTTCTGGCCAAGGTCACGCCGAACACCCGGATCGTGTTCCTGGCCAACCCGAACAACCCGACCGGCAGCCTGCTGCCGTTCCCGGAGGTCCGCCGCCTGCATGCCGGCCTGCCGGCCTCGACCCTGCTGGTGCTGGACGCGGCCTATGCCGAATACGTCACCGACCCCGACTACTCGCCCGGTACCGAACTGGTCGACGCCGCCGACAATGTCGTGATGGCCCGGACCTTCTCGAAGATCTACGGCCTCGCCGCCCTGCGCGTCGGCTGGGCCTATTGCTCGCCCGTCGTCGCCGACGTGCTGAACCGGATCCGCAACCCGTTCAACGTGCCGCTGCCGGCGCAGATCGCCGCCGCCGCCGCCGTGCGTGACCAGGAACATGTGGCCCGGGTGCGCGACTACACGGTCGCCAAGCGGACCTGGCTTGCGGGCGAGCTGACGGCCCTTGGCCTGACCGTCCATCCCAGCCACGGCAATTTCCTGCTGGTCGACTTCCCCGCCGACGGGCCGAACACCGCCGCCCGCGTCTACGAAGCGCTGATGGCCGACGGCATCATCCTGCGCGCCATGGCGAGCTACGGCCTGCCCAATGCGCTGCGCATCACCATCGGTGCCGCCGACAGCCTCGACATCATGCTGGCCTCGCTGAAGAACATCCTGGGCCGCAACACCGACTGA
- a CDS encoding chorismate mutase, whose translation MSSTEPTPEERLDALRRQIDTIDDDLHDLIVRRTELVERVGEIKREAWGQVSFIRPGREARMLRRLNAQHRGRFPRPVLLRLWREMIIGSLCLEGPFSVAVLDTRGDGEYWDLSRDHFGSFAPMHAWRSASDVLAEVSSGNATVGVLPIPGTGGADGDAHWWRGLFSERPGTPKVIARLPFVRMPNSRAQDLDGLVIATLEPEATGDDRTLIAVELEGSEISRDRLFEGFDRAGLKARWVDSHVTGGPANLRTHLLEVAEFVGAGDERLGRLAGCFNDVAVRVIPIGGYATPLSAEELRYPAPPAE comes from the coding sequence ATGTCCAGCACGGAACCGACGCCCGAAGAACGCCTTGATGCGCTGCGCCGGCAGATCGACACCATCGACGACGATCTCCATGACCTGATCGTTCGCCGGACGGAGCTGGTGGAGCGTGTGGGTGAGATCAAGCGCGAGGCCTGGGGGCAGGTCAGCTTCATCCGCCCCGGCCGCGAGGCGCGCATGCTGCGCCGTCTGAACGCCCAGCATCGCGGACGTTTCCCGCGACCGGTCCTGCTCCGGCTGTGGCGCGAGATGATCATCGGGTCGCTGTGTCTGGAAGGTCCGTTCTCGGTCGCGGTGCTGGATACGCGCGGCGACGGCGAGTACTGGGATCTTTCCCGCGACCATTTCGGCTCCTTCGCCCCGATGCATGCCTGGCGCAGCGCTTCCGACGTCCTGGCAGAGGTCAGCTCGGGCAATGCCACGGTGGGCGTCCTTCCCATTCCGGGGACCGGCGGTGCCGATGGCGATGCCCATTGGTGGCGCGGTCTGTTCAGCGAACGGCCGGGCACACCGAAGGTCATCGCCCGCCTGCCCTTCGTCCGCATGCCCAACAGCCGGGCTCAGGATCTGGACGGCCTGGTGATCGCCACCCTCGAGCCCGAGGCAACCGGCGACGACCGCACCCTGATCGCCGTCGAACTCGAAGGCTCCGAAATCAGCCGCGACCGGCTGTTCGAAGGCTTCGACCGCGCGGGGCTCAAGGCCCGCTGGGTGGACAGCCACGTGACCGGTGGCCCGGCCAATCTGCGCACCCATCTTCTGGAAGTGGCCGAATTCGTCGGGGCCGGCGACGAGCGGCTGGGCCGCCTGGCCGGCTGCTTCAACGACGTGGCCGTGCGGGTGATCCCGATCGGCGGATATGCCACGCCGCTTTCGGCCGAGGAACTGCGATACCCCGCGCCGCCGGCCGAATAA